The genomic region CAAACTTCTGGTAGGCTATGCAAATTAAGTATTGCTTTACAGAATAGAGAACCTGTTTTCTTggccttgttttttttaaagttacatgtaattaaaacaaattttaagcAGTGAAATTCGAATCCTACAAGCTGAATTACAGCTTCATATTTTGCATGCTAGTGGCTTGGTCTAGCAAACAAAAGCTAGGTTTAACTTACCTTTAGTTAAAACAAGATTTATCAACTGTTTGTGTACTTTACTGAACTAAGACTTAAGAGATGTCCATGCTACATGCTTTTCATATAGGAAAACTATGGGCCTtagcctttttgttttaaaaagcagaatcaAATAtgtctggttaaaaaaaaataaaagttttaaacATATCTATGGAAGGCCGATTGTTTATGTTGAAAACTGCTATATTATAGCTTTAAGTAAGAGTTTCAGTTGCTCTAGAATCCCTGTACATGAAGAACACACATTTAAATCTGAGCCATTCAAGAAACTGTTCAACTGGTCTCCAGCTAAAAGCTAAAGAACTGGAGAGCTAAAAGTGGATTTCGGTTCCTGACCTTTTGCAGAATGGCAGCTACTTACTGatacaaacatttttaatgaagtaaCGTGTTGACTCTTGTTAGCTGCATCCACCATGTATATTTCTCCAGGTGTTTCACTTACATTTCAGTCTCAGACTGTACCTtactgcagaaagcaaaaaggttTTCACACTCCTTTGTACCAGTGAAATTATCCAAAGGAATTCCATAAAGGACTTGCATCAGCAAAGTCAgtacacaaaaaatattaataagatATCACAACTGCCATCTAGTGTTAGGTTCAAGGTTGGcaagaagcagcacagcacaaaTAAGGCAGCGGAGACTCACATGAGAGGTAAGAAGGTATAACCACCGCAATTACACAAGGCTGAACTTAGCTTGTGTTCAACACTGTTGAAATCTGCTGAAGGTGAACTTTAACTAAATCTGCTACAAATAAGTGAAATATATTCCAACAAAGTAATCATACGTGAGAAAAGCTGTAACAGAGAAACGTGTGGTAATTAGGAATCTGTTTTAAGATAACTCCATTCAGTTACAttattcttaattattttaaactgacAAAATGAAGCAGTGTTTCCCCTGTGTTTCCTAAAAGTCATATTCATGTTATCACTAGCTCCTTCGTAACAAGACTGATGTTTTCTTAGGTGGGATTGCTTCTTGAATCAGAGCTGTAAAACATGAAAGACATTAATAGTATAGCCAAGGAGACAGAACAACAGCAGAAGCCAAAACTAATAAAGTGTGCAGGAACCTTATATGCAGAGTCTGGTAGTTTTTAAAGGTTACTGCCTGGATGTTCACTGTTTAAAACACCAAAAGCATTATCTCGTTTCTAATGAAAATAACTCTCTCTCATTTTGTCAAGCAAAAACAAGATgatgctgtaaaaaaaataaccctaCATCTGTATATACTTGCTGTGACATCCTCATTGTAAAGATACAATTTATAAGCTCAGTAAAAAGTAGGAGAAATGGCCACTTTGCAACATATCCAGAAGGGGTAAATAGGGTGATACAACTGCCCTTCTGGTATATGCTAATGTGACACCAGGAATGcatgaaaaacacaaaatacagtTACTACAATAGGACAACTGAAGTAACAGGAGCTGGAAAGTGTAGCTGATAAGCAGGAAGGTAAGAAACCACAAGTGAGGCACTTAAGAGTTCATCCAAAAATGGAAGATTATTCGCACAAAGTGTTTGTGGTATTGAATCCAGGGGGATTTTCAGACAGGCAATAGCTGCACGTGCCATGCAAAGGCAGATGCCAGAGTGCTGGCAGATTGACTTTTTTCTTGTGTGCTTACCACATGAAAATCATGAACCAATTAAAAGTATGCGAGATGATCATGAGTAGgaattatacacagaagacaaatgaTACACAGAGGAACTGAAGATTGGATTTGAGTTGTTGGGCAGGTGAACCCACAGTACTATGTCTCAACCTGTAGCAAACCAGTGTTACGGCCTCTCCTTGCATAATGGCTGCTTTTATGGCTTATCAAAATTGAGTGAGTTTGGTCATATGAAATGGGATGAGAATTAGCTTCTGAAGCACTCAGTCATGACACTGGCATACAAACAGCAGCTTCTCACCGTATACTTGAGAAAACAGGTACAGGTTTCTGCCACTGAAGCAGTGCATTCTCCAGGCTGCCGTGTGTTGCTATTTTCACGTCctacacaaagaaaatgaagatacaGGAACAGTAGCATCCCATACCCACCTGGATTGCCATCTtcacagaaaagagcaaaacaaagacattgaggcggacagacaacagaaaagtaTTTCTGGTCATTTCCCCCCAAATAAACCAATACTGTGCTTAGTCATATGGCTGTGGGGAAGACAGGGAATCAACTCTACCACAAGATAGCTGattttcaaaatagttcctTAAAACACCACATCCATTTCTACTTGTTTAGAAGTTAAATGCAGAGGGATGATAACTTATTAGAATCACCAGTCTGACTTCTCAATATTGCCCAATCACCCCATTAAAGCAGATGCTTCTGGTCTTAACggcagagagaaaaatgccAAGAACTGTAATGCCATGGTAGCTGAAAGCTTCCTGTCTTGCAGGATTATTTTCATCCTTAGCTATTAGGAGACAGATGATAAACCTATTATTTTGGgtttaattatttcttactgaaaaagCAAGACAGAGGCTGTTTTGTAATGGAGTATCAAAACATAATCAGGATAAGAAAAGTTTGTTCTCAGAATAGACAAGCACAGCTTTACAGATGCAATTATAATTTATTCtctttaaacagatttttttctgagtggtttgttttgttttaaatcaaaagATAGCCAAAGTCGAATTGCTAAGAAAAAGGTTATGGAAAAGGTTATAGGCAGAGATTAATTTACAGGCAATGTATATTCAAGACTTTAATTCAGAAAagcatgattttcttctttctgaaattaaCATAATCTTTCTTAAGCCACTgtttccatattaaaaaaaaaaaaagtaaaacccaACAGTAATCTATTCTGTAAAGAAAGTTCAAGATGGAtcagaaaaaatacagcaaaatctCCCAAAACACAAAAGTGAAGACACCTGCTAAGCAATTCAAGTGTTCCGTTTTCCCATTTCTGTCatttgttcttatttaaaatcattacaaAAAGCTACTATTACAAATCATTACAGTTTTCCATGTCCAAATCACCCATAGTCTAACTGTCATACATTGACCCAAACTCATATTTCAATACCTGAATATCCATCACAAAGTAAGGGCCCTGTCCTGCAACCAAGCTCAGCTGATGTTAGCAGGACTCCTGGAGAGTCAGGGTTGGCCTGCAGAAAACTCATTAAGCTTGTATTTTAGAGAATCCAAGGCCACAATCCAGAAGAAGGCACCTTTCCTTGGTAAATTTAGTGATTTCAACTGTATGTGACTTCTGATAGTCAACTGTAGGAATTAGATGTAAAGGAGAAGTTTAAATCTAAAACTGCTGTTGTAAGATATTCAGTCTCTACTTATAGCGAGGCTGAAACATCTTGGAGGAGTCCTTGAATGGCAATAGCTTCAATCTCAACTCGGGCACCCTGTGAGAAAACAACGAAGGAAAGTATTAGGAGTTGAATGTATAAGTTTTATGAAACAATTGGACATGCAACACAAACTTGAAAGAACAGAGTACCATTTGAGGGAGATTATACTTCTGACAGTTGTATTACTAATTTAGCAATggtaaataatatttaaaattcactttCCTCATCTTTCAGTGTCATAGCCTCTTATTTCTAGTGTTGTAGCCATATATTCCACCATACAGATATGTGTCTCCTATTTTCAGATCTCTTGTGTGTGGGAAGACTAGTGTACTTGGAAACAAAAACTAAATTCTTAGGattcttcattaaaataattgcaaTTGAAGCCATTACAGAATAAGAAAAGCTGTCATAATACTTCAGAAGTAAAGAgtttcagaattaatttttttctgtaggcaGAAAAGACACTTACCTTTGGCAAAGCAGCAACCTGATAGGCCGCTCTGGCTGGGAAATTTGTCTTGAAAACTgtaatttaaacagaaacatcCACCAAGAACTTAACTTTGCTTGATAAAACACAGCTCAAAGTCATCTGTATAAAATGCAGTCATTGGAATGGTTTCAGGTTCAAGGCTACAAGATAGTTTTCTTTTACAGCTATCGTTTCCcccttgtggtttttttctggtcacTGACCTAATATCTCAGCAATTATCAATCATGATCAAGAAGGCAGCTACAGTTGTACTCTAGTGGCCAGTGATATCTTGCACTCTGCCGACACTGCATAGCCTTAACGTCAACTCAGCTGAAAGATTAAATCAGAATGATTATCCAAGTGCAAAGACTAGGGAGAAGgctccttcacagaaagggcaaGTGGGAAAGTAGGCTCCTGTCAGAAGAGTCACGAGCAAAGCCCCCAGATTTGCATAAAGTCAAGAGGGATCCAGTCTTAATTGTATCAAATGAAGGCAGAGGAAGAATAGGCCCTTGACCCAATCATCCATTCCCAACTAGGCCTGGTGCTCAAGGATATTAAAAGAACGAGGGGGGCAGGCGAGGGGAAGGTGAGGCAGGGAAAAGAGTATCAGTCAAGATATAAGAGCTGCATTTCTAGAATTGTAGAGTAGTtcaggttggaggggacctttaAACATTATCTCGTCCAacccatcccctgccatgggcaataACAATTTTCACAAGGTCAGGTTGAtcaaagccctgtccaacctaACTTTTAATTATGCAAATTCTTTAGAAGTAGTCAAGTTTTACTAGTGAGAGTTAACATTACGCTCAGAAATGTGGATCTCGGGGTCCTGCACTGACCACGCATGATAATAACTCGCAAGCAAAGAACAGTAAGAACTGCTTTGTTGAACTACAGGTTGGAGGCAACAAGTAACCTAAGTATCCAGCTGGTCTACTTTTACCTTGTTGAAATGCCCATAATTCCACTTTGACATGCTGAACACTACTGATAGCTCATCAATAAAACTTCACTCAAGACCAAATGTTGCTATCTaattaaaacccaaacctttATAAATAAGGAACTTATGTACATACTCTCGCAAATTCTTCTGCATAATACAGCTCATTGGAATCACCCATTCCAGTCTTTATTGTTTAGTTAAACAAGCATTACTATGTTTTTATTCTTAAGAGGAACCGTGAGGTTCatacttacataaaaaaaaagccctgtcCTGTAACAATAAGCCACAAATCATtacaaaaatacaaacagacTTTAAAGAAATGGCGATACAAAATCCGAAAGTATTTGAAGACTGCGTAGAGCAGAATCACAGAGCATCTATCAAGATAAAGAGGCATGGAAGATCAACCTGCAGGGATAACAGGAGATGTTCTTCACATGACAGTGAGTTAGTGTGGTGGTAGGACAAGAAATTGTGCTGTGGTTGATCTAGTGTTtgcaagttgttttttttaaatgtaaatttctACTGGAACCTCAAACAATCTGGAACTGCATCATCCAAGTCCTCAAAACACTTCAGTTACTGTGTCTAGAATTGGCTCCACAAAGCATACTGGTTGAACAGAGACAATAAAGATCTACTTACACTGTTTGTAAACATCATTAATATCATTGAAGTCCTTCATGTCTGCCATCAAAACTGTGGTCTTCACAACTAGAAATTACATAACTGCCGTTATTTTAGACCTCCGACATATACATAAAAATTGAAAATCTCTAGTGAACACCTCACCTTTATTTCATAACATTCTCTCAAGTATTCTAAACATTGAGAAGTTTTGCTAACAGATCTTTATCTTAAGATGTAAATGATCTCAGATCATTACAGCTACCACCTGGAGAACCACCTAAAAAATCTGAATACctaaaacataataaaacctTAAGAAATGAGACATTCCTGACCAGCTCTGAAAATAtccattttaaatttcattctaAGCCAAATTCATCTAAGAAGCACAGAACTGATAAGCAGGTCAACTAAAGTCAAAAAAGGGCCTGAAAATGTAGTCTATGCTGGAATTTTTTCACTCATGGCTGCCTAAGCCAAAATTAACCCTAGTTTGGCTCCATTGTTTGATTACTTATTTGGGGAGGAGGTCTCTAGGTGCCTAGAATATTAACACTATAGATACAAAATTGCTTTCACCTAGATCAAAGCTCAAGATGCTTACAATGCCTGTAGTCAGTTGCAGCTCTCTCTATATCAGAGCTTCCCCAGTAAGAGTTAAAATATTAGTACCATAGGCAGAAACTTCTGGTGAAAGGCAGAGTTCCATTGATACCCATCACAGGCTTCcccattgatttcttttttttatttttttttttacccagatTCATGATTCCTTTTGTTTCTCCCAGTTATTTAAAACAATTGAACatttagtacttttttttttttttttcaaatccagGTAAAAGCAACCACTTGTTTGCCACCATCACAGCAGCGCTTACCATTGCCATAGTCACAGCCTGCAGCTTTCAGTATTTCTCCCATGTTTTTTAGAGCCTAATGAAGAATGAGACAAAAATCTTTTACCTATCAGCTGGGATTTATTTAGGTAACAAATACAGGTTGTAACTTGGCTACATACATTTTATACTATAATTTCACCCAGCAAATCTCTAACTGTCCTAAGTGGGTAAACAAAGTCAGAAATTAATAAGAGGAAGCTTTTATTAAACCACAAATATTAAACCATCAATTCACGAGATGTAAATGCATAATACAGCTCCATCTCATCCTATTACCTCAGACAACCTCTTTGCTGCTGGGGGAACAACTCTTTCCCTGGGTTAAGCCAGGGTTTTTATTGGGGTCCGAACTTCGTTACAAACACTgattctttcctgcttttctacATGAGATACAGATTCCTCCCTGATCTCCAAGTTGTTTGAGTGGAAAATGACAGGGTTAGGATGGAATTActtcctcctgctttccttcACCTTCAAGGACAGGAAACATGCTCTCTAGGTCCCTTCAATTTTTCATGTCCATCTTTAACTAAGCATACGCCAATTCCATTAAGAGTTCATCGCTAGAAGACATCTTACCTGCTTAGCTTCTTCCTTGGCCCCTCCAGAAACAAGCTGCCCAGTGGAAGGTTCTACGCCTATCTGTCCTGCAATGTACATTGTCCGGTCTACCAGCACTGCTTGGCTGAAAACACAAGTTTTGGTTTAGGTTTAATGTTTCTCCatcaaaacatttaaatatctgAAAGCACAGTTCACATTTTCTTCAGTAGTTTATAATATCTCAAAAAGATAGATGACTGAGGTTATGTAAACACAGTCTgcttatgtttttttaagagcTGGGATTAGACCACATATGGAAGCACATAGCTCTgttttttgaggaaataaaCCCTGTTTCTCAAAGGCACAAGGTATGAGTGCAGTAACACAGCACTAAACGAAACTACACAGCTTCCCTATCACAGATAGCGGAGGAGCAGCAGAGTAAATAAACACACTTTTTGCACCTGTCTAGATAAATATTCCATTCCAGTTTGAAAAGTAAACAATATCTTTCATCTGCATCTCAGCTGCAGagcaataaaggaaaaaaaaaaatcctaagagGGCTGATTTgaaaaatttaacatttttcatctcAAACAGGCACCATGATAATGAGTTACAGCTAGTTTTCTGGCAGCATTGCTCCAGAGCCACGAATTTGGCCAGTCAGCACAACAGCTTGAGTGACCTGTTGGCTTGGTTAACTCACAAGAATGCAGAATTTAAGctatttgcaaaacattttaatataagTGTCAGGTGTGTTTTTGCTGAAGCAGAGTTGGCAATTATTAATGTCTCTAATTACCACAAAGattaaaagattaaaacaaaGATTTAAGCTACCTACCAAACATTACGCAAGAGACAATTTACTTCTTTTCAGCttgtaattaaaaacattttgcaagaaactggagaaagatttttttgaaagtgGTTGTGGAGTGCCACcacagtctttttcttctcctcattCCACAAGAAAATGCATTGTTTTTAAAGTTCAACAAGCATCTTTCATTACACAGACTTAGGAACCTAAATTAGGAGGTTAGCTTCCCTTTAATatcaatggaaaaaagaaagggaccctttcagagaacatttttattacatttcttaACTGAAATTGACTCAGTTTCATGGTCTCAATTCATTGACTTCACAAGGGACCAACCTAATTTATGGACTCTGTAAGACAATTGCAGTCAGCACAGTTCAGATTGCCTCTCATCTCTCCTTTTACCCCATCCTaccttttcctgaaatttaataaaaaaattgccAGTAACATAACTGATACGGCAAAATATCTTATGTGGTGATTATTTTCACTATCATCAACTAACAAAACTTGAGTAaatcagaaagaagagaaagaagagaaaccaGTGACTTAAATAGTTTTCTAGCCAATTCAGTCTTGATGATAGAAAATGTACATAGAACCAAATATACATGCTtcatcaattttattttatttcctgccATATCCTGCTTCGTTTAAGACTCAGACCCTGAAACCAcaaacttctgcttttctttgaagcaCAGAGAACCATGCAACAAGAAGGCATGAGCTCTCCAAAAAATAAAGATTGTCTTACACTGCTTATTCTAAAACAAATGACAACAAAATACTCATACCAACAAAGTTGCTTGGACAGTCCTAAATAATGAataactggggaaaaaaaacaagccaaaccCTTCTGAAACTACTGCCAGATCAAGATCTGCAAGCAGTCTTACTGAGTCCCCTTCTCTGTTTAACTTCCTTTTCGTAGTATGTTAACCCACAGAATCCTCCATTCACTGAGATTATTAACAATTTACCAACTGAAAGATGTACTTCTACTGGAGTCAAACGTATGAGTAAAGCTTAGAGAAATCTGACTGTACAAACTCCAATCACACTTTAACTGCAGAGGTATCCTTTAACTAGGGTCAATCATAGCTACTCATTAATCTCTGCTTCAGCAGAGATCTGAGCAAATGCCTAAAGTCATTTAGGTTTCAATATACTTAAGTATGTAACTGGATGGACATTAAGACCTTTAAAGAACACAATCCATCAGAGAGATAGTGTTGAGAAGCTGGTGTTGAGAAGCACACTCTTTAAAGACAAGGACTGCAGAGTTAATGAGAACTTCTTTACACAAATAATCATTAATACAAGATAAATATCTCTGCTGTGCCTTTTTAAAAGGTTTAGCATCATTAATCATATAGAtagatacatacatacacacagagacacTCGTGTTTTTAGGTATCTACCCACCTATCTCAAGGTACTCGAAATGAGATGCagttaaggaaataaaaaaatacattaaaaataggTCACTATAAAGCATATGGAAGGGGTGTAGCAAAACCAGGAATGCAGCCCATACAACTAATTCTTCATTTCACATTAAGCCCTCATTTCTGTTACCATGCTTAGACTCCCCACCAGCGATGTAGCAGGTACTTCTTGTGCAACTTCTGCTCTATTGACTTTGGCAAGTTTACTGAAACCTGATAAACCAAGTTATTGATAAACTTATTGAAGTTAAATCAGTTATACAATTAACAAGCTGCATAATAGACAGTATTTCAGCAAGAACTACCAATAAGCACAAAATGCTGGAGAGCAATTAATCCACAACAAAAGGGTAGAGCTCTGCTGAAGGCTAGGCCAGGTTAGGGGAGGGGGTGAGCCACTGAAGAACTTTGTCTTCCCGTGTTCTCCTAATACAAGCTATGCCAGACTCCTGGCTGCAATCCATCAACAGTCTGTTGTTTACAGAAGTTAACCTTCATGTCATGCCCCTCTGCTTCTACACTTTGTATTTCTCCATCTTGGAAAACTGAGTGTCAAAGTAATGGAGATAAAAACACACCTGGAAGGCACTAAGATACAACAAATGGAAAAGTTTAAGCCAGAGGAGTTGGTGTTTATACCGGGAAAACAAAGCCTGAATGCAGAATGAAAACTTCTTAGAAAACACTCCAGTAAAAATACCTCAGTACCTTAGCTGTAAGAATCTAGCATaattattaaacattttttctacaTCCACAGAGCAGGGAAAAGCCTTTCTCCAATTAAAATTaggatgttttaaaattatattcaaaACTGTCACAACTAACAACTTACTTGGGAAAATGTTGAACATCCTCTTCTATATTTGTATAGCAGTTAGATTTTAGACTGAAAGCACTTACAGCCTGCTGGCAGTCACATTCAAAACAATTAAACGTTTGCAGTTCCCACGCAGGAAACTCTTTGGCTGCCAAAGGACATCCTGGGTAGGGCTCTGCCTTCACTGTTCATCCTCCAGAGTCCAAATTCACTACTAACTTGCCTTTGCAACGTGCTTTTTTCTAggcaatacttttttttccctcaagagGAATTGGCCtctctcttggttttttttttgttttgttttcattcactcCTTATTACCAATTTCAGAATCAGTTTCCCAAACTGATTTTCTGAGAGAAATTTTAAAACCTAACCAATGATAATCCAGACACCCCTCGATTTGTATAAAAAacagggtggccagcaggaccagggaagtcatTCTCCCttgtattctgcactggtgaggccacaacttgagtactgtgttccgttttgggcccctcactataagaaagacattgaggctctggagcacgtccagagaagagcaacgagactggtgaagaggctggaaaaTAAGTCtcatgagaagcagctgagggaacaggggttgtttggcctggagaagaagaggctgaggggagtctttattgctctctacaactgcctaaaaggaggttgcagagaggtggatgctggtctcttctctcaggtGATAGGCAATAGACCAGaaggaacggcctcaagctgtgtcaggggcaACTTAGatcggacattaggaaaaacttcttcacagaaagggttctcaagcactggcagaggctgctcagggaggtggttgggtcatcatccctggaggtatttaaaagccgGCTAGTTGAGGTGCCTGGAgccatgatttagtagtgggcaggtacggttggagttcatgatctcaaaggtctaaCGATTCCTGGCCAGGCTGAAGCTTGCCAGGCTGAAGCTTGCCAGGCTGAAGCTTGCCAGGCTGAAGACGCGCTGGTGCTGCAGAAGCCCCCGCTCTGCCCCCCTCGCCACAGCACCCACAGAGCGGCCCCACAGAGCGGCCCCACAGAGCGGCCCCACAGAGCGGCCCCACAGAGCGGCCCCACAGAGCGGCCCCACAGAGCGGCCCCACAGAGCGGCCCCACAGACCTCCTCGAAACCCTACCTGCAAAACCAGCTCCCGCTCAGCCCTGCTTCTTCCAGCAGCACCCCCGCCCCTGTCACGCATACCTGTAGGGGCCCAGCGCAGGGGGAGTCTTAGCGCCGCTGATTATTTTCTTCACGAGGGAAGCCATCGCCACCAACTCCACTTCAATCTCTCCTCAGCGCCTTCGCGCGGGGCACCCTAGGAAATGTAGTCCTTGGCGAGGGGGCGTGGTCGCACCACGCCGCCGACTGGCCTCTCCTTCCCGCAGGGTGTTCTGGGAAATGTAGTCTTTTGTAGTCCCCCTCCTGGCGCGCCCTCCCCGCAGGGGCTTCTAGGAAATGTAGTCCTTGCGGGTAGGAGGCAGGGCGCCGCGCGCATGCGCAGTGCTCGGCTCTGGGCGGCCGCGTGTAGCCCCAGGAGGCCGCGCCGCGGGTGGCGCGTTTCACGGGCCGGGGCCTCTCGCTCCCCAGGTCCTGCCGGAGATGTCAGGGGCGAGGGAGAAGAAACGGGCCAAGAAGATGAGGAACCAGCCGGCCAGCGTCACCCTTCCCGCAGAGCCGGGGCCCTTCTCCGGCGGCGGGAGCAGAGCCTGTCCGGCCCCAGGTACGGCTGCGTGAACGGGGAGAGGGCTGGGTATCCTctacctccctccctccctccccttagGGCTGGGggcttccccttcctccctccgaCCCCTCAGAGCTGGgggctcccctccctccccattaGGGCTGGGAGCTCCTCTCTCTCCGTCCCTCCCCTCAGAGCTAGGGgctcccctcccttcctccctccccatctgGGCTGGCTGTCCCCATTCCCTCAGCCCCAGCGTCCAGCGAGGTGTGCCCAGTATGGGAACACCCAGGGCTTCGTCTCTTGCCGTTGGCTTCCTTAACCCTGGTTTTGCCATCAGGCTCTGCAGCAGACGCTCATCTGTGTTCCCGTTGGTTATACAGGAAATCTCTATCTGCCTTCTGTCGTTTCTAGTGTTGAAATCATTTTGAATGGTATACCCCATCCAGTGACATcccttcttttcctgtgagaCCTAGGaactgcaggaggagctggttTAGCCTTCTGGCTTCATGATGAGTGCACTGCTTTTCCATCAGATCAGCATGCCCAGCCAATTTGCCTTTCAGTGCTTGTGGCTCCTTTATCTATGGAGTAGTATTGGCAGGAGGCAGCAAGGCCTTTCCCTAGAATGGCAGTGTTGCTAGGTCATTGCTGGAGGATTTTGTACACGGGTGACCTTTGCAGATGATCACTGAAGGATCCTGACAACCTATATGCCCAAGTGCTTTTTTGGTCTGTTTCAACCTGAATTTTGTATGTTTCAGTCAAACTTCAATTTCCACACTCATCACTCCCACCTCCTTCatttcaggtttttcttttgtcacCTGGATTatttctccaggaaaaaaaaaaaaaacacctataAGAGCAGGGCCTGTTACTGTGAGGCCTTCAGAAGTCGACAAATTGCATCTTCGTGGTTGAACAAAAATGCTTAAGTGTCACTCTGTATTTTCGGTGACTGAAGAGTTCCTAGACAGACAGAATGACATAGGAAATTATGGTCAGCCCTTTCTGAAGATTTTTGAATATCATTTCAGGAGTACTGCCTgattaaacacatttttctatttGTAGCCGGGAACTTCTAAGATTATGTGGTTATGGTTTTCTATCCTCTTGAATAGCATGCATTTTCACCCATATTACATTCTTCTGTAGTGTTAGTGAGTATCTTGGTTTTATAAGGCTATTTTGTAAtcactaggaagaaaatttctaAACAGGAGTTATAAAACTATGTATCTGCATAGTacctgaaataatttaatttttctttaggtGTTAGGTCACTCATCATCTTTTgaaactctttttcatcttctgattaaaatatttagtcCCTCCATACTCAGGCTGACTCAGTAGTGAAAGTGTGTGTTTGTGATATGGGTTAATTGCTGTCCAGCCCTCTCACGATTGACTTGGGCTGTAGATCTGCACAGATTTGCTGAGTGAGGCGGCATCCACCCTCTCTCCCAGCTATTTCTTTCTTACTAACACTTCAAGTGCTGCTCTAAGCCATGTGGAGAACTCCAATCAGGCAATTATACTATGTGAAAACAGACTTGTTTTTAccccaaattattttttcatctgaatTTCTGCATGATGTGTGATTGCAGCAGGGCTGCAACAGCATTgctactgaaaagaaaacttaagcTTCATGCttatttgaaatggaaaaaggaGGTTCCTTATAATTTTAAGCTCACATAAG from Phaenicophaeus curvirostris isolate KB17595 chromosome 3, BPBGC_Pcur_1.0, whole genome shotgun sequence harbors:
- the RIDA gene encoding 2-iminobutanoate/2-iminopropanoate deaminase — protein: MASLVKKIISGAKTPPALGPYSQAVLVDRTMYIAGQIGVEPSTGQLVSGGAKEEAKQALKNMGEILKAAGCDYGNVVKTTVLMADMKDFNDINDVYKQFFKTNFPARAAYQVAALPKGARVEIEAIAIQGLLQDVSASL